The following are from one region of the Mangifera indica cultivar Alphonso chromosome 14, CATAS_Mindica_2.1, whole genome shotgun sequence genome:
- the LOC123196824 gene encoding homeobox-leucine zipper protein ATHB-52-like, protein MFYGKFHSSSTYKHPEMDFQFSSNENRQLMKPNRKRLTQDQIRLLETSFNSNRKLQVDSKLELARRLGLPPRQVAIWYQNRRAREKIHTIEVDHKTIQLELDSVLAENRRLEQEVAMLKHELNKVQQMLSVANPITLLPSSTSQTYSSSPAYMIYSWENSEALPLEELYSCLISSEGQPKKQGRNDLPVHSVRF, encoded by the coding sequence ATGTTTTATGGGAAGTTTCACTCGAGCTCCACCTACAAACACCCAGAAATGGATTTTCAATTCAGTTCAAATGAAAACCGACAGCTAATGAAACCAAACAGAAAAAGGCTCACCCAGGACCAGATCAGGCTCTTGGAGACAAGCTTCAATTCTAACCGAAAGCTCCAAGTAGACAGCAAACTTGAGCTTGCCCGCAGACTAGGCCTACCACCAAGACAGGTAGCAATTTGGTACCAAAATAGACGAGCACGGGAGAAGATCCATACAATAGAGGTCGACCATAAGACCATCCAACTAGAACTAGACAGTGTGTTGGCAGAAAATCGAAGGCTTGAACAAGAAGTTGCCATGCTGAAACATGAGCTGAACAAGGTTCAACAGATGCTATCTGTAGCTAACCCTATCACTCTTCTGCCTTCGTCAACATCTCAGACCTACTCAAGCTCCCCTGCCTACATGATTTACAGTTGGGAAAATTCAGAAGCTTTGCCACTAGAGGAGCTATATTCTTGCCTGATTAGCTCAGAAGGCCAGCCCAAGAAACAGGGCAGAAATGATCTTCCAGTTCATTCTGTAAGATTttga
- the LOC123196034 gene encoding NAC domain-containing protein 73-like isoform X2: MTAVMCKQLREARRHYLLILLQPKPKTAWLDLAPHVVIRLNPRIHDLPGLPAGVKFDPTDQELLEHLEGKVRSDSRKLHPLIDEFIPTLEGENGICYTHPEKLPGVSTDGLVRHFFHRPSKAYTTGTRKRRKVHTDTEGGETRWHKTGKTRPVFVSGKVKGYKKILVLYTNYGKQKKPEKTNWVMHQYHLGNNEEEKDGELVVSKVFYQTQPRQCGSLMKDTLPPKSMKGPSGHEGLKNNPGLETYYNSSFISFDQGGQNRASPPQMIPHFASHGGSSFIP, translated from the exons ATGACTGCAGTGATGTGCAAACAATTGAGAGAAGCTCGTCGCCATTACCTGCTAATACTATTACAGCCAAAGCCAAAGACTGCCTGGTTAGATCTTGCCCCTCATGTGGTCATCAGATTAAAT CCGAGAATTCATGATTTGCCTGGACTACCAGCTGGGGTGAAGTTTGATCCCACGGATCAAGAACTTCTGGAGCATCTGGAAGGCAAGGTTCGATCTGATAGCCGTAAGCTTCACCCACTTATCGATGAGTTCATCCCTACACTTGAAGGCGAAAATGGAATTTGCTATACCCACCCGGAAAAGTTGCCAG GAGTTAGCACAGATGGGCTAGTTCGTCACTTCTTTCATCGACCATCGAAAGCATATACAACAGGAACcagaaagagaagaaaggttCACACAGACACGGAGGGCGGTGAGACCCGGTGGCACAAAACTGGCAAGACTAGGCCGGTGTTTGTTAGTGGCAAGGTAAAAGGTTACAAGAAAATTCTTGTGCTTTACACCAATTACGGAAAGCAGAAAAAGCCTGAGAAAACCAATTGGGTGATGCACCAGTACCACCTCGGCAACAACGAAGAAGAGAAAGATGGAGAGCTTGTGGTTTCAAAAGTTTTTTACCAAACACAGCCGAGACAATGTGGTTCACTCATGAAGGACACCCTCCCTCCAAAATCAATGAAGGGGCCAAGTGGCCATGAGGGTCTCAAAAATAATCCAGGTCTTGAGACGTATTACAATTCTTCATTCATATCTTTTGATCAAGGAGGTCAAAATAGAGCTAGCCCTCCTCAAATGATTCCCCATTTCGCATCCCATGGTGGTTCTTCGTTTATTCCTTGA
- the LOC123196034 gene encoding NAC domain-containing protein 73-like isoform X1 — MTWCNDCSDVQTIERSSSPLPANTITAKAKDCLVRSCPSCGHQIKCNQQPRIHDLPGLPAGVKFDPTDQELLEHLEGKVRSDSRKLHPLIDEFIPTLEGENGICYTHPEKLPGVSTDGLVRHFFHRPSKAYTTGTRKRRKVHTDTEGGETRWHKTGKTRPVFVSGKVKGYKKILVLYTNYGKQKKPEKTNWVMHQYHLGNNEEEKDGELVVSKVFYQTQPRQCGSLMKDTLPPKSMKGPSGHEGLKNNPGLETYYNSSFISFDQGGQNRASPPQMIPHFASHGGSSFIP; from the exons ATGACTTGGTGCAATGACTGCAGTGATGTGCAAACAATTGAGAGAAGCTCGTCGCCATTACCTGCTAATACTATTACAGCCAAAGCCAAAGACTGCCTGGTTAGATCTTGCCCCTCATGTGGTCATCAGATTAAATGTAATCAGCAG CCGAGAATTCATGATTTGCCTGGACTACCAGCTGGGGTGAAGTTTGATCCCACGGATCAAGAACTTCTGGAGCATCTGGAAGGCAAGGTTCGATCTGATAGCCGTAAGCTTCACCCACTTATCGATGAGTTCATCCCTACACTTGAAGGCGAAAATGGAATTTGCTATACCCACCCGGAAAAGTTGCCAG GAGTTAGCACAGATGGGCTAGTTCGTCACTTCTTTCATCGACCATCGAAAGCATATACAACAGGAACcagaaagagaagaaaggttCACACAGACACGGAGGGCGGTGAGACCCGGTGGCACAAAACTGGCAAGACTAGGCCGGTGTTTGTTAGTGGCAAGGTAAAAGGTTACAAGAAAATTCTTGTGCTTTACACCAATTACGGAAAGCAGAAAAAGCCTGAGAAAACCAATTGGGTGATGCACCAGTACCACCTCGGCAACAACGAAGAAGAGAAAGATGGAGAGCTTGTGGTTTCAAAAGTTTTTTACCAAACACAGCCGAGACAATGTGGTTCACTCATGAAGGACACCCTCCCTCCAAAATCAATGAAGGGGCCAAGTGGCCATGAGGGTCTCAAAAATAATCCAGGTCTTGAGACGTATTACAATTCTTCATTCATATCTTTTGATCAAGGAGGTCAAAATAGAGCTAGCCCTCCTCAAATGATTCCCCATTTCGCATCCCATGGTGGTTCTTCGTTTATTCCTTGA